Sequence from the Meriones unguiculatus strain TT.TT164.6M chromosome 5, Bangor_MerUng_6.1, whole genome shotgun sequence genome:
atcacaccggacttctcatcagaaactatgaaatccagaagggtctgggcaagtatgatggagactctaagagatcacaaatgtcaacccagactactataccctcaaagctttcaatcaatatagatggagaaaacaaaatattccatgacaaaactaaatttatacaatatctacacagcaaaccaaccctacagaagatacttgaagaaaaactccaatccaacgaaaacaacttcacccaagaaaacagggcataccgataatatcccaacaaaaatgaaaagaaaacaaccaatgaaacagggtaagatcaccgactccattacaaaaggaactaccatgcattggtcactattatctatcaatatcaatggactcaactcaccaataaaaagacacaggctaacagaatggttacagaaacaggatccaacattctgttgaatccaagaaacacacctctgcaataaagataaaccctacctcagagtaaagggctggaaaaacgtttttcaagcaaatggttccagaaaacaagctggagtagccatcctaatatctaataaaatagactttcatccaaagttaataaaaaaagataaggagggccactatattctcatcaaagaaaaaatccaccaagaggacatcacaatcttgaatatctatgccccaaatacaagagcacctacattcgtaaatgaaacattattaaagcttaaatcatacattgatcctaataccttaatagtgggagacttcaacaccccactctcatcaagggacagatcaactagacagacaacaaatagggaaataagagcactcacagaatccctaaatcaaatggacctaatagacgtctacagattttttcacccaaactcaaaagagtacaccttcttttcagcaccacatggaaccttctccaaaatagaccatatagtgggtcacaaagcaagccacaacagatacaaaaggattgaaataatcccttgtatactatctgaccaccatggactaaagctggacatcaacaacaacagaaacaacaaaaagccgacacgaacatggaaactgaacaactcactactcaatgagagctgggttaaggaagaaataaagaaagaaattaaagtcttcctagaattcaatgaaaatgaaggcacaacatacccaaatttatgggacacattgaaagcagtgctcagaggaaaatttatagcactaagtgcctgcaagaaggaattcgtaacatcacatacaaacaaattaatggcccaactgaaaacactaggaaaaaaagaagcagatacacccaagagtagcagacagctggaaataatcaaactcatggctgaaatcaatccattagaaacaaataaaactattcaaagaatcaatgaaacaagaagctagttctttgagaaaatcaacaagatagacaaacccttagccaaacttactaaaaagcagagagaaactatctaaatcagcaaaattagaaatgaaaatggggacataactacagacactgaggaaatccaaacaattattaggtcatactacaaaagcgtatatgccacaaaatttgaaaatctaaatgaatggataattttctcgacagattccatctaccaaaattaagtcaagatcaggtagaaagactgaatagccctatatatctcaaggaaattgaagcagtcattaacagtttcctgtccaaaaaaagccctgggccagatggcttcggcggagaattctacaagaccttcaaagaagtgctaacaccaattctcctcaaactagtccacaaaatagaaacagaaggaacactaccaaactcattctatgaagccacagtcaccttgttatctaaaccacacaaagatccaacaaaaagggaacttcaggcttatctctcttatgaacattgaggcaaaaatactcaataaaatacttgcaaactgaatccaagaacacatcaaagatatcatccaccacaaccaagtagaattcatcccaggcatgcaagggtggttcaacatacggaaatccatcaatgtaatccaccacataaacaaactgaaggagaaaagccacatgatcatctccttagatgccgataaagcatttgacaaagtccaacacccattcatgtttaaagtcttggagagatcagggatacaaggcacatacctaaagatagtaaaggcaatatacagcaagcctatagccaacatcaaactcaatggagagaaacttaaatcaatcccactgaaatcagggacaagacaaggctgcccattgtctccatatctcttcaacatagttcttgaagtcctagccagagtaataagacaactgaaggagatcaaggggatacaaacccgaaaggaagaggtcaaagtgtcactatttgcagatgatatgatagtatacatgagcgaccccaaaaattcaaccagagaatccttcagctgataaacaccttcagcaaagtggcaggatacaaaatcacctcaaaaaaatcagaagccctcctgtataccaaagagaaaaaggctgagaaagaaattagggaaacaacacccttcacaatagccactaataacataaagtatctaggtataactctaaccaagcaagtgaaagacctgtttgagaaaaacttcgagtctctgaagaaaaaaatcgaagaagatattagaagatggaaagatctcccatgctcatggattggtaggattaacattgtgaaaatgaccatcctgccaaaagcaatctacagattcaatgtaattcccatcaaaataccaactcaattcttttcagaccttgaaaaaaagattgtcagcttcatatggagaaacaaaaaacccagaatctccaaaatgatcctgtacaacaacagatcatctggaggtatctccatccccgatctcaagctgtactacagggcaacagtaataaaaactgcatggtattggcatagaaacagaaaggatagatggaaccgcatagaagacccagaaataaacccacacacctatgaatactccatatttgacaaagaagccaaatccatccagtggagaaaagacagcatctccatcaaatggtgctagaccaactggatatctacgtgcagaaaaatgaaaatagagccatatttatcaccccgcacaaaactaaagttgaagtggatcaaggacctcaacataaaaccagatactctaaatcagttgggaaaaaagtggggaacagcctagaactcattgggacaggagacaacttcctgaacagaacaccaacagcacaggctctaagagcaacaatcaataaatgggacctcatgaaactgaaaagcttctgtaaaacaaaagacactgtcatcaaaacaaaacgactgcctacagattgggaaagaatcttcaccaaccctttatctgacagagggctaatatccagtatatataaagaactaaagaagcagaaaagcaataaaccaagtaatccaattaaaaaatggggaacggagctaaacagagaattttcggaAGAGGAACAtcgactggcagagaaacacttaaagaaatgctcaacctcattagccattagggaaatgcaaatcgaaacaaccctgagatttcaccttacacccatgagaatggccaagatcaaaaactcaagtgacaaaacatgctggaaaagttgtggagaaagggaaaccctcctccactgctggtgggaatgtaaccttgtacaaccactttagaaatccatctggtgttttctcagacaaataggaatagcacttcctcaaaatccagccgtaccactcctaggcatatatccaaaagaggctcaagtacacaataaggacatttgctcaaccatgtttgtagcagctttatttgtaatagccagaatctggaaacaacccagatgtccatcaatggaggaatagatacagaaattgtggtatttttacacaatggaatactattcagcaatcaaaaggaggaaatcatgaaatttgcaggcaaatggtaggatctagaaaagatcattctgagtgaagtatcccagaaggagaaagacaaacatggcatatactcgcttatatagacctataagatatgataaacataaagaaaactacacacctaaagaagataatcaagaaagcagacacgggcgaagatgatcaatcctcatttagaaagacaaatgggatgtgcattgaacggaTAACAGGGgtttaccgcaaaaggcatctgaaagactctacctagcagtgtttcaaagcagacactaagactcacaaccaaaccctcggcagagtgctgggaatcatatgaaagaaggggagttagtatgatatggaaaggataggagctctacaaggaccaaatatatccagttataaggtcttttctgagactgactctcaaccaaggaccatctatggatataacctacaacttctgctcggatgtggcccgtggtagctcagtaaccaagtagttttctaaagtaagggtaacaaggactatttctaacaggatctcaagagcaggctctttgacctccccacacccccagggaaggagcagttctgttaggccccagaggaggactttgcagccagccctgaagatacccgataaaacagggtcaaatgaagggggaggaggtcctttcctatcagtggacttggaaaggggcagggaggagaccaaggagggagtgtggggttggggagggaatgagggagtgggatacagctgggatacagagttaataaaatgtaaccaataagaaaaataaaattaaaaataaaagtatgagcAAGTCATTacggattatggatgggaggtagcctgggatggggctgtgaggaaaaggtagtttagagggtaAATATCTGCCTCTCCTGGGTGAAATAGGACTgttataaaatctatcaggtgtctgtgtcttttattgattgtgatacagGTCAGGTGTACTGCCGTGATAATTATaggataataataaacattattagaccgTACAGTTAAAATAACAGCAAGAAGTTAGGGCTGTCATAAACTTTCTGATCCCTTTCTCAGGTCTGGCAGGGGGACTCAAAGTgtgtgctcagccctccccagatggctgttatccagGACAGAGTGAGTGAGATCAACAGGCAGGGAAGATCCCCCCTGGGATGCCACATTTCCATGCTCCGCTACAGGAACCTGTCACCTTCCACAAGCAGTAAAATTGCAGGCTGTAGAGATGCATTAAATTCTCCCTCAGTctaagctgtgcaggatctcctcaggcgcACAGTCCTCCCGTGCtatgtccatctgggtaagtgctctgcacccagggcagaatcagaaggtggtagggacccaggcagtctgtgggaggaggagccctgggctactggctgtgggaagttttcagcatgtgcagaggagacactgagctctgacagcccctcagcacaggggactgtgccCTGCCCGGACAACAAGAATACTTTTCCTCTTAGGATATTTCCTGCAACtcctaaaattagttaattttttctttggaaacatcattgtttcatatttacattttgttttaattaagcaactcacagtgaagaactacatgaattatccttatatgtagaatattttagtggtttaatttgtgtacctattataaaaattgatgtttttaatttcatatcttcATTAAATCCTTTTACTTTTGTTATATTCTTAACTGAAACAAAACTATTTGTGATGTAAGTCACTCTGTATTTTGagtaattaaaagtaattccagtgtgtttggaaggaaatctccttacTGTATCACTATCTAGTAGAGAACATCGCCTACTCAGTTTCAGGAATTTCACGCAAATGCTCTTGGCTCGTGGTACACTACACAGTAAAACACGTCCTCTAAGAGGACGTCCTTGAGGAGGCGCTGGAATGCTAGAAATTTTATACACAGTGGATACATGGCAGTTTCCCCTGCTGTTACCTAAAGAGCCAGGATCCAAACCCCAAGAGCTTGAGAGGAACAAAAGTGAGAACCTTgagagcacaggggactgtgttctgcatgggcaACAAGAAGAGTTTTCCTCTTAGGATGTTTCCTAGAACTCCTGAAAGttggcttctcctttttctccttctcttcttgcctattccgttttgtttctgacatctgctgaaattgacattgggtaatcaaacggatctattatataaagagcatggtaatgcaatgggaatcactcagtaaaatgtatttacaactctgctggtacatagaactcagcatattaatcttgtagaagtttcacctttcctaatgactctttgccattctattttagaaaatctcaatttaaattttttaggttattttgttatgtgtgttacactttttgggtgtttgttttgtttgattttgctgtgtctatatatttgtattgcatgcatgcctgctgcctgaggacctcAGGAGTTTTTGGAACCCCTGAAcctagagttgcagatggttttgagctgccatgggagaggtgagaactgtacctggggcctctgtcaaagcagcaggttctctcCACACCCAGCACCTATGTTTACAGTCTTTAACTGGCCATCCACCTTAgctctcattttttaaagttacttttcatcttatgtattttgtggaatggggTAGGATGTGTATGTCACAGGACACATCtcggggtcagaggaccactctttggaattggttcttcccttctagaatgtaactcatcatgactggagggcagcacttctgaacactgaggctccctcatttctcctgctctgagcaTTTACTTAGCTGGTGCATCGGGTTTTGTAACTCAGGCACTTTTACTTTCCCCTCATATCTCacattacatataaaatgaaaccaTCTTATACCCTTGATATTcaaatgataattatttctttactatttgacttcatttttatattattgcataATTTAGGGTTATGATACTTGAATTAAACTAAATACTTGCATTGCATGAGAAAGAACTTTCAAGAAGACCCTTCATCAAATCTTCTGATGTATATCTGAGGCTTTGGTCACCTGAGTCTGAGAAgcatcactgcttcctcaaggaggtatgaaatcctacacacctgtgcagcccatcatttaggatgagttggataattcttctttcattaaaacctcacaatgggaatggccctcaatctattgtaattataattcttaataattgtttgctttcaaatgtggaaagagacaaaacttaGACCACATTCCTGGCAGCTTCTGATAACTGATCACTTCTCATGTAGGATTTTGTTCTGCTGTGACATCAAAACATATTTCAGATGCAGTTACAATGTGAGATTCACAAAGAAGGCCTAAAATGCTACCAGGATGCTTTGGAAAGGATTGCTTGGGTAGTCTATTGTGTTCATACATACTCTTCTCTTTTTGGGGCTGGGAGAAAccaaacagatgtttttaaaactgtattaactATCCCAAGTCACAAACATAAGGAACCTTCATGAGAATAAAGCCAGAAGCCTACACTTCCAAAGAGTTCGCCCTGTGCAGGGAACACCATGCTTGGTATGTAGACTTCATCTCCTTAAAAATCTCcctgacacaggcacacagatgtCATATGTTCTAACGCTGTAGCTCAGCCCCAGActgctcagggtcacacacaggaTATGGCAGGAGTGAGTATTATGTAAAGAAGTCTGGATTCAGAGTTTCCACTCCTAAGGCTCCCTGCAGATCCACATGACGAGCACAAAGTCTGATGTaaatgagcagaagaaagagactggaataaaatgactctgggcctgtttaagacaagggcacagcttcatctgaggatcttatttctactttcttgcaatcctcattgaacttcaccaaaacctgcagagctgctctgtgtctggcaatcaacatgatgcagatgaaagacaagtaagacattgcttttgcctcaggaaacctcaaataggaaacagtaggaaaagaaatattttcttgacacatGACAATTGTAATGTGGGAGAAAGCTTCTATCTGGATGGGGCATATAAGTGTCAgaacaatggagagagtgggcatcccttCTGGGCACTTTGAGATGAAGGCAATCTTAAGGGGTataaggcagagctgtgaaataaacatctttctaagGAGAGTGGAGCTGCCATTGTCTGCAGCTGATGATCAAGGCTAGACTGGTGATAAggaatcttcttgctgttctcccctcacaattgctacctgcttctttcagccttaaaatgaacaaaatcaacaaactgtcaggtaacaccaaggtaagaaacaccatttatgctggagctgggattgggctctcaggcaacagcttccttcttctcttccacatcctcatgtttattcgtgggcagaggcccagactcactgatctgcccatcagtctcttggccctaatccacatactgatgctgctagtcgtgagtttagtagcttcagacatttttatgccagggaagagatggagtgactccacatgcaaatttgttatgttcttgtacaggtcttttaggagcctctctctttgtgccactagcctgctcagcatcctccaggccatcaccctcagtcccagaagttcccgtctagcaaaattcaaatgtaaatctccacaccacatgctaggttgccttcttttcctgagtatcttttattcatccattagcagTCCCCTTATAACATACATAACTGCAACGCCTAATCTGACCTCATCTGGTTTTACATACCTCAGTCAATCTTGCTGTATTGTGCCCATGAGCTACtctgtccatcacacattttttatattgttgacctccagggatgtcatctttgtaggtcttatgaccctctccagtgggtacatggtgattTTCCTATGCAGACATAAGaaccagtcccagcttctccacagtgccagcctttccctcagaccatctgcagaacaaagagccacacggaccatcctgtgcctcatgagtttctttatggtgatgtacaccttggacagcgtcatctcctacctaagaagtatagatgatgatctgattttgttttgtgtccatattctcacagtccatggctatgccacagtcagcccatttttggttctcagtactgaaaagcACATAAGTAACATTTTTAGATCCATTGTATGGAAGGATGGTAAACATCATATTACTCAGGTATAGGTAAGATTCCTTAAGATAAGCCAGTATTCTGGCATTagagctatgaattgtaatgtagtttacatgagcttcaggttaaatgaaattacagagttgtctttttgctgttgttaaacctattttttatgagatgtgtggatgctacacataaaagacaaaccacatgccagatacatgagtcttttgtacttcccagtgtgtcttttggggagacataAAGTGACTGTCTTGTTAGGGTCTGGATTATCCACAGCAATTTATAATACATGACAGCTTATGATAGTCTTCATTTATTCAAATCCCTCAGCTATCTCTGTTTTGCCAAACGAGGTTtataaatagttattattataattatcaagtatccagaaatgttcaaatcacttagcatacacacacacacacacacacacacactcagagtgagagacagagacacagagagacagagacaaagacagacatagaatctatgtataaaacgcagtcctgatgatggataaacagagttcagcttctctgcactggagtgttactccagctttaaaagagaaggagattctgcacatggtcccacacagatTGGCATGAAGCCACTGTACTGACTGCAATGAGAGTCTAGTCAGAACGAATTCTGTGTGGACTACTGGGAGCATGAAGAGCTTGGAAACTTTCtaggagtggaaacaaaagcagactctcatcctcagctcaggagggaaggccatgggcgacttgctgggtggaggcagactagcagtgttttcaaagcaaatactcatgaccaaacttttggcagagtacagggaatcataagaaagaaggggagttagtctgatggggaaaggataggagctccacaaggaccaaatatatctgggcacagggtcttttctgagactgacattcaaccaaggaccatgtatggatataacctagaacctccactcagatgtagcctgtggtagctcagtaaccaattggtttcccaaagttaggggaacagggactatttctaacaggaactcgatgactggctctttggtctccccacccccgaagggagtagcagtcctgttaggccacagaggagggctttgcagccagtcctgaagatacctgataaaacaggatcagatgaatggggaggaggtccccccatcaatggacttggaaaggggcacggtggagatgagggagggagggagggagggactgggagggaatgagggatcgggacacggctgggatacagagttaataaaatgtaactgataaaaaaaaaataaaataaaaaaaaaaataaaaaaaaagaaaacaaccttaTTGTTTTCATGCTCATGGTGAAAGTTTAAGCCAttgaaatgtaaataataaactaaaatttgTTCAAACTTATGCCAAGCAAAGTTATTAAGTTACTATATTAGTAATTACTAGCATAGATCTGATTATACActtgcatatatattttaataaatgtggTAATTACATCTTATAGCCTGCtttacactttttatttattcataagaTGTCACATATGATACCCAAAATGTCAGGTAAGATAGGCTTCTGTGGCTACAAAAATGTCTTAGTTAAAACTATATTGCTTAGGCTAtcttataatttaattttcaagATGAGATGATTCAATagtgaaaggagatgagggactaCATGTAATTATGATAGGACAAAGCCATGAGCTAGAAATGTCCTAGGTAATCACAGTAAATGTCTGGACTATATTGAATCTGAACCACAGAGATGAACATTCAAATTGTTTCTTGTCTCCGTAATATTATAAATAGCACTGAAATGAATTCTTTGTGAATTATCCATATGTTTGCATATATATCTTTCCATCAACTTTGAATATATTTCCAGATACAACAGCTGAGTTAATAAATGTttctaatgttaaaaaaaaaaatgtaatcaacgccaagcagtatgctgaagatgggaaattcttgtgttgtgtgtgttttaccATAATAAAGATGTGTTCAGTTACCTTAACCAAGCAGTGAAGtatattttccctgaaataataaagtgaacaatggggatggagagatggttcaggagttaagaacactggctgtccttgcagaggaccaaagttcaattcccagcctctagATGAAGGCTCACTACTgttagtaactccagttcaagaggatctcatggtttctggtcctgcaggcaccaggaatgcattcatgcacacaaaataaaaataaataaaactactaaagtaaaatacaattttaaaaatgaaaaaaagtaaaaatatgatttttcaagttttaaaacatgATAGATTTTCTTGAATAATGAGGGTTTTCTCATagtcctcatctttttaaaacttctttcttcattatactttatttaatttgtatcccccccatgtgggtccctccctcctcctttcccaatccccatagtcctcatgttaatctcaggtcctcagagcaagcagaggagttcatctgtaagacctggagtgtCACTGCTCAGGAGTTCAGGATGGCAGCCTTCCCaagaactctcacagaccacagctcgatgccaaaggaagaggttttattgctattgagatagggtcgcccctccaaagacaggagacgaccctgaacatgcatagcacagggtttttatacctgaaaatcagatcactctgctctatagtttacagatggttgtagatagtttacagctggttgcttctcagaacagttcaccccgcccttcaagagctctctgagcatggcttcaattcaaataatcacagttgtttctcattcccaggtggcccctcacacctttgagatccaggttgcatcccagcctgtgttcagcctttgagcaatcttcaggcctgccagccttggctacactgaagtaaggccagcctgggctatattataaccttccccaaaagcaacagaatttaattttaaaaagctctcagcctcctctcagctccagtgcTATTGTAATGCCAAGTTCATGGGAACCTCAGAGACAAaacaatgcaatagcaagagagctttattaagagaacactcaaactccggaagcaagtctcactgatgcagcagtagagaagtgggaccttgagccctgagtgagcagggtttttaaagggaaagtctgtgatcagggggtttccatgagaaCAAACGGGGGGGCACATATTTCTATGACAGCAAATGGGGGGcatatgccttgacattacagaattaggtaaaagttagagggctgAGGTGACCTCtgaatcacaattgcctaaggcatatgcttctcttaggcacaattgcctaagacttatgattcacaatggctattcttttaatctatatctgaaacatggggagaattttcccacctgattctcaagcaattctcattgattattgccagggagattgtctctattttctatgaagtatttattctgtgatatttcctgaaagctgttgctaggagagttaactttgttttctgccaggtgcacattttgtgatttttccaggtacctgaattcagcttcaggttaagatggctctttatttcaaaaatggagttatactcaggaaAAGTATATCCAGGCTAacttaaattctttattttttttcccttgcaatCCTTCCCTtgcggaaggattttcttttctggtcaaatttgttggatgttctgtaggcctcatgtattcttattggcttctcctttaacttggggaaattttcttccatgattttgttgaaaatattttctggtcattGTAGAaggcagtcttctttttcctctattcctattattcttaggttttgtcttttcatattatctttgatttcttggatggtctgtgtcaagaattttttggatttaacattttctttgacagatacatcgatttgttccattttatct
This genomic interval carries:
- the LOC132654009 gene encoding vomeronasal type-1 receptor 54-like encodes the protein MNKINKLSGNTKVRNTIYAGAGIGLSGNSFLLLFHILMFIRGQRPRLTDLPISLLALIHILMLLVVSLVASDIFMPGKRWSDSTCKFVMFLYRSFRSLSLCATSLLSILQAITLSPRSSRLAKFKCKSPHHMLGCLLFLSIFYSSISSPLITYITATPNLTSSGFTYLSQSCCIVPMSYSVHHTFFILLTSRDVIFVGLMTLSSGYMVIFLCRHKNQSQLLHSASLSLRPSAEQRATRTILCLMSFFMVMYTLDSVISYLRSIDDDLILFCVHILTVHGYATVSPFLVLSTEKHISNIFRSIVWKDGKHHITQV